A stretch of the Perca flavescens isolate YP-PL-M2 chromosome 10, PFLA_1.0, whole genome shotgun sequence genome encodes the following:
- the syce3 gene encoding synaptonemal complex central element protein 3 — protein MADLSLLPELPLNINDDVLELNKDLERIIEDVENISVQLTWMAYDLVALRTSPELGAAMEKLEEAYPRCFAVVCGDQKQEPEMDMCPDSTATTPTQM, from the exons ATGGCCGATTTATCTTTGCTCCCCGAGCTTCCGCTGAACATCAACGACGACGTGTTGGAGCTGAACAAGGATTTGGAGAGAATTATAGAAGACGTTGAAAATATATCAG TGCAGCTGACTTGGATGGCTTATGACCTGGTGGCGCTGCGGACCAGTCCTGAGCTGGGGGCCGCTATGGAGAAACTGGAAGAAGCCTATCCTAGATGCTTTGCTGTTGTctgtggagaccaaaaacaggaGCCAGAGATGGACATGTGTCCTGACTCTACTGCCACTACACCTACTCAGATGTGA
- the foxi3b gene encoding forkhead box protein I3-B isoform X2, whose protein sequence is MYSECYYPPPSLPSPQRTAPTSYDLSDYTTSSPNPYLWFNGSGINTSPYLSTSGPPGNPGPPFVPQHYGMQRPYLGPAGAGGPGGELSWFSLPSQEDLMKLVRPPYSYSALIAMAIHGAPDRRLTLSQIYQYVADNFPFYNKSKAGWQNSIRHNLSLNDCFKKVPRDEDDPGKGNYWTLDPNCEKMFDNGNFRRKRKRKSDFLAGGDGGSGAPESGDSERGSPKHSTALNISPTADRIPSPSSSGPTPCLSSFLSEMSGVSAANEVGADGLSRPLHLSLDGPHRPTQPGSFGSYSPNSGGPEWVPQVAAAPVLSSSPTHSSLGYTSPILSQYNGSSGHFYPTLSSTGIIYHREGTEV, encoded by the exons ATGTACAGCGAATGTTACTACCCTCCTCCTTCACTGCCGAGTCCTCAGCGCACCGCTCCGACGTCCTACGACCTGAGCGACTACACCACCTCATCCCCAAACCCTTACCTCTGGTTCAACGGCTCCGGCATCAACACATCACCGTACCTGTCTACTTCCGGCCCACCTGGTAACCCCGGTCCTCCCTTTGTCCCTCAGCACTATGGCATGCAGAGGCCTTACCTGGGTCCTGCTGGAGCTGGGGGTCCAGGAGGGGAGTTGAGCTGGTTCTCTCTGCCTTCACAGGAAGACCTGATGAAGCTCGTCAGGCCACCTTACTCCTACTCCGCTCTCATCGCCATGGCTATCCACGGAGCACCAGACAGGAGACTGACATTGAGTCAGATTTACCAGTACGTGGCTGACAACTTTCCTTTCTACAACAAGAGTAAAGCAGGCTGGCAGAATTCCATCAGACACAACCTGTCACTCAATGACTGCTTCAAAAAAGTCCCAAGGGATGAGGATGATCCAG GCAAGGGCAACTACTGGACACTTGACCCAAACTGTGAGAAGATGTTTGACAACGGAAACTTCCGACGCAAAAGGAAGAGAAAGTCTGATTTCCTGGCCGGTGGTGATGGCGGCTCAGGGGCTCCAGAGTCAGGTGACAGTGAGAGGGGCAGCCCCAAACACTCAACTGCCCTTAACATCTCTCCCACGGCGGACAGGATCCCCTCCCCTTCATCATCCGGTCCAACACCTTGTCTTAGCAGCTTCTTATCCGAGATGTCTGGAGTGTCTGCAGCTAACGAGGTGGGAGCTGACGGGTTAAGCAGGCCACTGCACCTTTCTTTAGATGGGCCTCATAGACCCACGCAACCTGGAAGCTTTGGTAGCTACTCCCCCAACTCAGGTGGCCCAGAGTGGGTGCCACAAGTGGCAGCTGCCCCGGTTCTCTCCTCTTCACCCACCCACTCTTCCCTAGGTTACACTAGCCCCATTCTCAGCCAGTACAATGGGTCCAGTGGGCATTTCTACCCTACACTGAGCTCGACAGGAATCATCTATCATCGTGAGGGCACAGAGGTTTAA
- the LOC114563066 gene encoding protein Wnt-8a, translating to MVHSLFWLLPLLYKMCPGHAWVASNFLMTGPKAYLTYARSVQRGAQAGIEECKHQFAWDRWNCPDSATQLKGLKRATRETSFIHAMSAAGVMYTLTRNCSLGDLDNCGCDVSKNGKIGGRGWLWGGCSDNVDFGERISKQYVDAQETGQDSRAAVNLHNNEAGRLAVKATMKRICRCHGMSESCSVQTCWTQLSDFREIGNYLKIKHGQAQKLDIDKKRMRAGNSADNRGAIVDAFGSVAQTELIYLEDSPDYCRKNSSSGLHGTEGRECVQHGEGLTQWERRSCRRLCHECGLRVEERRTEVVSSCNCKFHWCCTVNCADCSQVVVKHVCARREGADGHGVRRKYREPK from the exons ATGGTGCATTCATTATTCTGGCTCCTGCCTCTTTTATACAAAATGTGTCCGGGACATGCTTG GGTGGCAAGTAACTTTCTTATGACGGGACCCAAG GCCTATCTCACCTATGCAAGAAGCGTGCAGAGGGGCGCGCAGGCTGGGATTGAGGAGTGCAAACACCAGTTTGCTTGGGACAGATGGAACTGTCCCGACAGCGCAACTCAGCTCAAAGGACTAAAACGCG CCACCAGAGAGACTTCTTTCATCCACGCTATGAGTGCAGCGGGGGTCATGTACACTCTGACCAGGAACTGTAGTCTGGGAGACCTCGACAACTGCGGCTGTGATGTCTCCAAAAACGGAAAAATTG GCGGCCGTGGCTGGCTGTGGGGTGGCTGTAGTGATAACGTGGATTTCGGAGAGAGGATTTCCAAACAGTACGTGGATGCGCAAGAGACTGGTCAGGACTCCAGGGCTGCTGTCAACCTGCACAACAACGAGGCAGGGCGGCTG GCCGTAAAGGCAACAATGAAGCGCATCTGTAGATGCCATGGCATGTCTGAGAGCTGCAGTGTCCAAACCTGCTGGACACAGCTGTCAGATTTCAGAGAAATCGGCAACTACTTGAAGATCAAGCACGGTCAAGCTCAAAAACTGGACATCGACAAAAAGCGCATGCGGGCTGGCAACAGCGCGGACAACCGAGGTGCCATCGTGGACGCGTTTGGCAGCGTCGCCCAGACAGAGCTCATCTACCTGGAGGACTCCCCGGACTACTGCAGGAAGAACAGCAGCTCGGGACTGCACGGCACCGAGGGCCGGGAGTGCGTGCAGCACGGAGAGGGTTTAACTCAGTGGGAAAGGCGTAGCTGCCGCAGGTTGTGTCATGAATGCGGCCTGAGGGTGGAAGAGAGGCGCACGGAGGTGGTGAGCAGCTGCAACTGCAAATTCCACTGGTGCTGCACGGTGAACTGTGCAGACTGCTCTCAGGTTGTAGTCAAACACGTGTGCGCCAGGAGGGAAGGTGCCGACGGGCACGGCGTTAGACGGAAATACCGTGAACCCAAGTGA
- the foxi3b gene encoding forkhead box protein I3-B isoform X1 yields the protein MSSFEAQGQSPPRCGPQFPSLGQEPPELSMYSECYYPPPSLPSPQRTAPTSYDLSDYTTSSPNPYLWFNGSGINTSPYLSTSGPPGNPGPPFVPQHYGMQRPYLGPAGAGGPGGELSWFSLPSQEDLMKLVRPPYSYSALIAMAIHGAPDRRLTLSQIYQYVADNFPFYNKSKAGWQNSIRHNLSLNDCFKKVPRDEDDPGKGNYWTLDPNCEKMFDNGNFRRKRKRKSDFLAGGDGGSGAPESGDSERGSPKHSTALNISPTADRIPSPSSSGPTPCLSSFLSEMSGVSAANEVGADGLSRPLHLSLDGPHRPTQPGSFGSYSPNSGGPEWVPQVAAAPVLSSSPTHSSLGYTSPILSQYNGSSGHFYPTLSSTGIIYHREGTEV from the exons ATGTCTTCATTTGAGGCCCAGGGCCAGTCTCCTCCTCGGTGTGGCCCACAGTTCCCCAGCCTCGGCCAGGAGCCCCCTGAACTCAGCATGTACAGCGAATGTTACTACCCTCCTCCTTCACTGCCGAGTCCTCAGCGCACCGCTCCGACGTCCTACGACCTGAGCGACTACACCACCTCATCCCCAAACCCTTACCTCTGGTTCAACGGCTCCGGCATCAACACATCACCGTACCTGTCTACTTCCGGCCCACCTGGTAACCCCGGTCCTCCCTTTGTCCCTCAGCACTATGGCATGCAGAGGCCTTACCTGGGTCCTGCTGGAGCTGGGGGTCCAGGAGGGGAGTTGAGCTGGTTCTCTCTGCCTTCACAGGAAGACCTGATGAAGCTCGTCAGGCCACCTTACTCCTACTCCGCTCTCATCGCCATGGCTATCCACGGAGCACCAGACAGGAGACTGACATTGAGTCAGATTTACCAGTACGTGGCTGACAACTTTCCTTTCTACAACAAGAGTAAAGCAGGCTGGCAGAATTCCATCAGACACAACCTGTCACTCAATGACTGCTTCAAAAAAGTCCCAAGGGATGAGGATGATCCAG GCAAGGGCAACTACTGGACACTTGACCCAAACTGTGAGAAGATGTTTGACAACGGAAACTTCCGACGCAAAAGGAAGAGAAAGTCTGATTTCCTGGCCGGTGGTGATGGCGGCTCAGGGGCTCCAGAGTCAGGTGACAGTGAGAGGGGCAGCCCCAAACACTCAACTGCCCTTAACATCTCTCCCACGGCGGACAGGATCCCCTCCCCTTCATCATCCGGTCCAACACCTTGTCTTAGCAGCTTCTTATCCGAGATGTCTGGAGTGTCTGCAGCTAACGAGGTGGGAGCTGACGGGTTAAGCAGGCCACTGCACCTTTCTTTAGATGGGCCTCATAGACCCACGCAACCTGGAAGCTTTGGTAGCTACTCCCCCAACTCAGGTGGCCCAGAGTGGGTGCCACAAGTGGCAGCTGCCCCGGTTCTCTCCTCTTCACCCACCCACTCTTCCCTAGGTTACACTAGCCCCATTCTCAGCCAGTACAATGGGTCCAGTGGGCATTTCTACCCTACACTGAGCTCGACAGGAATCATCTATCATCGTGAGGGCACAGAGGTTTAA
- the LOC114562470 gene encoding protein Wnt-8a, whose amino-acid sequence MVLSMCCHAHFALAWTVNNFLMTGPKAFLTYAGSVQVGAQSGIYECKHQFAWERWNCPENTLQLSTHNGLRSATRETAFVHAISAAGVMYTLTKNCSMGDFDNCGCDDSRIGQTGGRGWIWGGCSDNVAFGEKISKQFVDALEGGHDSRASVNLHNNEAGRLAIKATMRRACKCHGVSGSCSIQTCWMQLAEFREVGNYLKMKHGHSKKLEMDKNPVRAGNSADNRGAIAQAFRSIARTELVYLEDSPDYCVKNHSLGLQGTEGRECLKGDKNMSQWERKSCRRLCYGCGLRVVEKRIEVVSSCNCKFHWCCTVKCDKCTKVVTKYYCARKGGGRKPQNKTKRRHHARRH is encoded by the exons ATGGTTCTTTCCATGTGCTGTCATGCTCACTTTGCATTAGCTTG GACGGTGAATAATTTCCTCATGACTGGACCTAAG GCTTTTCTGACCTACGCCGGTAGTGTGCAAGTGGGCGCACAGAGTGGAATATATGAGTGTAAACACCAGTTCGCGTGGGAGAGATGGAACTGCCCAGAAAACACGCTCCAATTATCCACACACAACGGCCTTCGAAGTG CCACAAGAGAGACGGCTTTTGTCCATGCCATCAGCGCTGCCGGAGTGATGTACACGCTAACCAAGAACTGTAGTATGGGAGACTTTGACAACTGCGGCTGTGATGACTCCAGAATTGGACAGACAG GTGGTAGAGGGTGGATTTGGGGAGGCTGCAGTGATAATGTGGCGTTTGGAGAGAAGATCTCCAAACAGTTTGTGGACGCGCTGGAAGGTGGGCATGACTCGCGCGCATCAGTCAACCTACATAACAACGAGGCAGGCAGACTG GCAATCAAAGCTACCATGAGGAGAGCCTGTAAGTGTCACGGAGTGTCTGGGAGCTGCAGTATCCAGACCTGCTGGATGCAGCTTGCCGAATTCAGAGAGGTGGGCAACTACCTGAAAATGAAGCACGGGCATTCAAAGAAACTTGAGATGGACAAGAACCCGGTGAGGGCTGGGAACAGCGCGGACAACCGAGGAGCTATAGCGCAAGCTTTTCGAAGCATCGCTCGTACAGAGCTCGTGTACCTTGAGGATTCCCCGGATTACTGCGTCAAGAACCACAGCCTGGGATTGCAGGGCACCGAGGGGCGGGAGTGTCTGAAGGGTGACAAGAACATGTCCCAGTGGGAGAGAAAGAGCTGCCGCAGGCTGTGCTATGGATGCGGCCTCCGAGTGGTGGAGAAGCGCATTGAGGTTGTCAGTAGCTGCAACTGCAAATTCCACTGGTGCTGCACAGTGAAGTGTGACAAATGCACGAAAGTTGTTACTAAATATTACTGTGCGCGTAAAGGAGGTGGGAGAAAACCACAGAATAAAACGAAGCGCAGACACCATGCGCGCCGCCACTGA
- the tmsb2 gene encoding thymosin beta, with amino-acid sequence MSDKPDMTEIARFDKAKLKKTETKEKNPLPTKETIEQERKGDATP; translated from the exons ATGTCTGACAAGCCTGACATGACTGAGATTGCCCGTTTCGACAAGGCAAAGCTGAAGaagacagaaacaaaagaaaaaaaccctcTGCCCACCAAAGAGA CCATCGAGCAAGAGAGGAAAGGTGATGCCACACCTTGA